A single Oryza brachyantha chromosome 8, ObraRS2, whole genome shotgun sequence DNA region contains:
- the LOC102708082 gene encoding CBL-interacting protein kinase 6, with the protein MEAVEGEKKGGVVLQGRYEIGRVLGRGNFGRVHVARDLRTGKSVAMKVVTKEKVVRAGMVEQIMREIGVMKRVSHPNIVELHEVMATRTKIYLALELVRGGELFGRIVRLGRVREDVARHYFRQLISAVDFCHSRGVYHRDLKPENLLLDEAGNLKVVDFGLSALADHARADGLLHTLCGTPGYTAPEVLRDKGYDGAKADLWSCGVILYVLLAGSLPFADDNIVTMYRKVQRGDYRCPTWLSTDARRLIPRLLDPNPSTRITVPQLVETPWFTKTSISKPISIEPPAADPAPAPACAAQEEGEKDEPETLNAFHLISLSEGFDLSPLFEGDSANGRREGGMLFATREPASGVISRLEAAAARGGGGMRVTKSGARGVRLEGSESRGTKGRLAVAADIFSVAPSVLVVDVKKDGGDTLEYRSFCSEQLRPALQDIVWAATDPPGTAAV; encoded by the coding sequence atggaggcggtggagggggAGAAGAAGGGCGGCGTGGTGCTGCAGGGAAGGTACGAGATTGGGCGGGTGCTGGGGCGCGGGAACTTCGGGCGGGTGCACGTGGCGCGGGACCTCAGGACGGGGAAGAGCGTGGCgatgaaggtggtgacgaaggagaaggtggtgcGCGCCGGGATGGTGGAGCAGATCATGCGAGAGATCGGCGTCATGAAGCGGGTCTCCCACCCAAACATCGTGGAGCTCCACGAGGTGATGGCCACGCGCACCAAGATCTACCTCGCGCTCGAGCTCGTCCGCGGCGGGGAGCTCTTCGGCCGGATCGTCAGGCTGGGGCGCGTCAGGGAGGACGTCGCGCGGCACTACTTCCGCCAGCTCATCTCCGCCGTCGACTTCTGCCACTCCCGCGGCGTCTACCACCGCGATCTCAAGCCGGAGAACCTGCTGCTCGACGAGGCGGGCAACCTCAAGGTGGTCGACTTCGGCCTCAGCGCTCTCGCCGACCACGCACGCGCCGACGGCCTCCTCCACACCCTCTGCGGCACGCCGGGCTACACCGCCCCCGAGGTGCTCCGCGACAAGGGCTACGACGGCGCCAAGGCTGACCTCTGGTCCTGCGGCGTCATCCTCTACGTGCTGCTCGCCGGATCCCTCCCGTTCGCGGACGACAACATCGTCACCATGTACAGGAAGGTCCAGCGCGGAGACTACCGGTGCCCGACGTGGTTGTCCACCGATGCGCGCCGCCTCATCCCTAGGCTGCTCGACCCCAACCCCAGCACCCGCATCACCGTCCCGCAGCTTGTCGAGACGCCGTGGTTCACGAAGACGTCCATCTCCAAGCCTATCAGCATAGAGCCTCCGGCGGCCGATCCTGCTCCGGCACCGGCATGCGCGGCGCAGGAGGAGGGCGAGAAGGACGAGCCGGAGACGCTGAACGCGTTCCACCTGATATCACTCTCCGAGGGGTTCGACCTGTCGCCGCTGTTCGAGGGGGACTCAGCCAATGGGAGGCGGGAGGGCGGCATGCTGTTCGCGACGCGGGAGCCGGCGAGCGGCGTGATCTCCCGcctcgaggcggcggcggcgcgcggcggcggcgggatgcGGGTGACCAAGAGCGGCGCCCGCGGCGTGCGCCTCGAGGGCTCGGAGTCCCGCGGGACCAAGGGCCGGCTCGCCGTGGCGGCCGACATCTTCAGCGTGGCCCCCTCGGtgctcgtcgtcgacgtcaAGAAGGACGGGGGCGACACACTCGAGTACCGCTCCTTCTGCAGCGAGCAGCTCCGGCCGGCGCTCCAGGACATCGTCTGGGCCGCCACCGACCCCCcgggcaccgccgccgtctgA
- the LOC102708641 gene encoding uncharacterized protein LOC102708641: MSAAAASPHGDSDHRHDTGDGEYDGGGSGEGGGYVMADVLSKGREACYKARDAFYSCVEKHVDKKPTEIATMGLLYPADCKKSRANFVSSCRPSWVKHFDRQYCAKKRVQRLLDGGEDRRGPISLPQPYTFKQ; encoded by the exons atgtccgccgccgccgcctccccgcacGGCGACTCCGACCACCGCCACgacaccggcgacggcgagtaCGACGGCGGAGGCAGCGGAGAAGGAGGCGGATACGTGATGGCCGACGTCCTCTCCAAGGGCAGGGAAGCCTGCTACAAG GCCCGAGACGCCTTCTACTCGTGCGTGGAGAAGCACGTCGACAAGAAGCCCACCGAGATCGCCACCATGGGGCTCCTCTACCCCGCCGACTGCAAGAAGTCCCGTGCCAACTTCGTCAGCAGCTGCCGCCCCTCCTGG GTGAAGCACTTCGACCGGCAGTACTGCGCCAAGAAGCGGGTGCAGCGgctgctcgacggcggcgaggaccgCCGGGGCCCCATCTCGCTCCCCCAGCCCTACACGTTCAAGCAATAG